The sequence GCCTGACCGGCATGGATAAAGCGCAATTTGACGCTTTGCAGCCTATCCAATGGCCAGTGTCGCGTGACGCGGCAGGTGAGCTGATCAGTACTCAACGACTGTTTGCAGATAACCGTTATTCCCACCCGGATGGCAAGGCCCGCTTTATCGCCACGCCACCGCGCGCGCCGATGCATGCGACGGATGAAGACTTTCCGCTTAACCTGAATACCGGTCGTGTGCGCGATCAGTGGCACACAATGACCCGTACCGGGAAATCAGCAAAACTGGCTGATCATGTGCAGGAATCTTTTATCGACATGCATCCGCAAGATGCATTGTTATACGGCGTGCGTGAAGGCAGTCTGGCGCGTGTTTCATCAAAGTGGGGTGCGATGGTGGCCCGGGTGCAACATGGCGGCGGTATCGCCCGTGGCAGCATTTTTGTACCCATTCACTGGAGTAATCAGTCCGCATCCGATGCGCGTATTGGTGCCGTGGTCAATCCCGTGGTTGATCCGGTTTCCGGCGAACCAGAGTTCAAAAATACACCCGTCAGAGTCGATGATTTTCCGGTCGCCTGGCACGGCTTTATTCTCAGTCGTAAGGAGCTGGACTTGGATAGCGTGACACACTGGACGCGGATTCAGGGACGCACATTTGCGCGGTATGAATTCGCCGGTCGAAATATTATCAACGACCATGGACAGTGGACGCGTGAATTATTAAAAATCGCCGATCCTGATGCTGACTGGCTAGAATACGCCGATACCACCGCAGGCGTGTATCGGGCAGCGCATCTGGTGGATGATCGGATTGATATTTGCGTATTTATTTCTCCGCGACCAGATCTTCCATCAAGAGCCTGGCTGGCGAGTTTGTTCGCAAAAGACTATCTTGAAGATGCAGATCGCGTCGGCCTTTTGATCGGGCAACCAATTGAAAAAGGGGCAGATGCGGGACCGACTGTCTGCTCGTGTTTTGGGGTTGGGCGTAATACGATTTGCAGTGCTATTCGTGAGCAAGGATTGACGACGGTGACGCAAGTGACGACTTGTCTCAAGGCTGGCGGGAACTGCGGATCTTGTGTTCCTGAGATTAAAAAATTACTGGCTACTACGCTGGTGGAAGAAGCGGTATCCCACTAATCACCGCACGGTGAAGAAAGCGAGGCGACAGTTCAGTCGGCAAAGTGTCTATTGCAATGTCACGCCGCGCCGTTAGAATAGCGGCATGACCGCCTCTACTTTCTTCCCGTTACAAAGTCCTTTTGATGAAGGCTATCTTGACGTCGGACAAGGGTATCGCCTTTGGTTTGCGCAATATGGCAATCCTGACGGCATTCCGCTGCTTTGGTTGCACGGCGGACCCGGTAGCGCCAGTAGTCCACGCCACCAACTATTTGCCGATCCGTCGGTCTATCGGCTGATCCTGTGCGATCAGCGTGGTTGTGGTCGCAGCACGCCAACTGGCGCAACCAATTACAACAATACCGAACGGCTACTACAAGATATAGATGCACTGCGTCACCGTTGCGGCCTAGGGAAAATCCTTTTAGGCGGCGGCTCGTGGGGCGCTTGTCTGGCGCTGGCTTACGCCCAACGTTGGCCGTTAACCTTGCTTGGTGTGGTGTTACGTGCGCCTTTTCTAGCGGGAAATAGTGATATTGATCGGTTTTTTCAACCCCGCCCTGATATCGCGGATACAGCGTGGGAGACGTTTGCCGCGCACGTACCGGCGCATGAAAGATCGCAGTTGTTACCCTATATCGCGGACCAGTTTTCAACCGACGGTTCACAGGTGTCGGTGCTGGCGCAAGCATGGCATCGCTACGAGGCAAGCCAGGATCAGCCTGAGGTGATCGTTGAAGCCAATTTTGATTATGTTGAGGTGGAGAAGCTGACGCAACGCTATCGAATTCAGGCACATTACCTGATCAATCATTGCTTCCTGAATGAGGCAGATTTGCTGGACGCAGCGGCCAGTTTAAGCAGTTTTCCGGTTGCTATCCTGCAAGGCCAGGATGATCGGATATGCGATCCCGACAATGCGGTTAGATTGCATGCGCGAATAGCAGGAAGCCGCTTGCGCATGGTCGTGGGTGCTGGCCATAATCCGTTCCATCCCGATATGGCGACAGCATTGTTAGAGGCGCTGAATTGTTTTGCCTTGGACGGAAATTTTGAACATTGGTGACCAGGTAATGAATTGGTGATCAATTGATGCACATAATTATTTCTTTACAGCCAAGGCTGTAAAACCATCATTCAGTGTCTTCAAAAACACAATGACATCCTTGATTTCAGCATCAGTTAACGCTGGACTTCCGCCGATCTTTCGATCGAATGGCGGCTCAACGTTGACGTTAGCGTGATATTGCAACGGCAAATCATTGAATTTCATAACCTGACCATTCTTTCCACGGGGATACCATTTCTGCGGTTGGGTATCGCGTTCGACGTAAAATTTCAACACCTGTTCCAGACTCTTGAAAGCGCCGTTATGGAAAAAAACTCTGCGCGTAGCCACATTGCGCAACGAGGGTGTTCTGAATAGTCCGCAATATTCTGTTTTGTCGCGCAAATCGGTCCGATCAGGCCCGCATAAACCCATATCAAAAAATGCCGGATCAGCATTCGACGGGATGTGCATATTGCGCGGTACGCCGATCGCAATCAAACCATAGTCAGTAAATTGCGGAAATCCGCCATCCGGTTTGATCGCGCTGATATGACAAGACGCGCAATTACCTTTGGCGGGATCATTGAATAGGGCCAGACCACGCAATTCCTGTTTGTTGAGCGCTGTTTGATTGCGTAGAAATGCATCGTATTTGCTGTTGTAGGGATAAAAATCTGCAGGGCTTTCCTGAAAGATTTCCAGTGCCATTGTTGCTTGTGTGAACGCGCTCTGCGGATGATCAAAAATATCCTGACCTAACGTTTGTCGGAACAATACAGCGTAGGAAGATTTTTTCAGTTTCTCTACAACAGCGGCCGGATTGAGATTACCCATTTCGTGGGCTGACAACAAGGGAATCGCCGCCTGATCGTGCGCTGAAGAGGCACGACCATCCCAGTTACGACCACCGGTTGGACCGGCATCGATACTATCGTCACCGTCATTGTCATAAAAGTGTTCAGTAAAAGCCGGGACGTTTTGCAGATAGCGCAGAGAGGGGACCGCCCTGGTTCCCAACGTTGCCATTTTCTTGCCGCCCAACTGGACCGCCAGATTATTCGGTGGTCCAAAGGCGTGATCGGGACTATGGCAAGAGGCGCAAGATAGCTTGCCCGAGGCCGATAATGTGCGATCAAAAAACATCACACGGCCCAACGCAGTCATCGCTGCGACGCTGGGTTGCTTCTTAATGTTTGGCGCATAGGCGGCTCCAAGCGAAGCGGGCGCTGTCTGATTTACGGTGTTGGATGCCAAGCTAGTCGCCAAGGCGGCACTTGGTCCGATGCCAATGACGATTAAAACGGCGATGCCACGCAACCAGCTAGTTCCAATACATGGCTTTAACGATGTCATCAGATATTTTTGCACGGCGGAGTTGGTGCTGATTGAAACATCTTTCGGTTCTCGGTCCATGTTGATGGAGTGCAAGATTATCATTTTCCTGTGACTGTTATATGACGGCCTACCCTACTATCCTAATATGACACTATTGATCATATCCGGTGCGTAGAGTGATAGTTGTAATTAGTTGCACTTAATTGTAATTTTGATATTATATTATTTCTCATGCGACCTAATTCATAACGTTGACATATTAGAAGATTACGATGGCTTTTTTTGT is a genomic window of Glaciimonas sp. CA11.2 containing:
- a CDS encoding alpha/beta fold hydrolase → MTASTFFPLQSPFDEGYLDVGQGYRLWFAQYGNPDGIPLLWLHGGPGSASSPRHQLFADPSVYRLILCDQRGCGRSTPTGATNYNNTERLLQDIDALRHRCGLGKILLGGGSWGACLALAYAQRWPLTLLGVVLRAPFLAGNSDIDRFFQPRPDIADTAWETFAAHVPAHERSQLLPYIADQFSTDGSQVSVLAQAWHRYEASQDQPEVIVEANFDYVEVEKLTQRYRIQAHYLINHCFLNEADLLDAAASLSSFPVAILQGQDDRICDPDNAVRLHARIAGSRLRMVVGAGHNPFHPDMATALLEALNCFALDGNFEHW
- a CDS encoding cytochrome-c peroxidase, encoding MTSLKPCIGTSWLRGIAVLIVIGIGPSAALATSLASNTVNQTAPASLGAAYAPNIKKQPSVAAMTALGRVMFFDRTLSASGKLSCASCHSPDHAFGPPNNLAVQLGGKKMATLGTRAVPSLRYLQNVPAFTEHFYDNDGDDSIDAGPTGGRNWDGRASSAHDQAAIPLLSAHEMGNLNPAAVVEKLKKSSYAVLFRQTLGQDIFDHPQSAFTQATMALEIFQESPADFYPYNSKYDAFLRNQTALNKQELRGLALFNDPAKGNCASCHISAIKPDGGFPQFTDYGLIAIGVPRNMHIPSNADPAFFDMGLCGPDRTDLRDKTEYCGLFRTPSLRNVATRRVFFHNGAFKSLEQVLKFYVERDTQPQKWYPRGKNGQVMKFNDLPLQYHANVNVEPPFDRKIGGSPALTDAEIKDVIVFLKTLNDGFTALAVKK